In Myxococcota bacterium, the DNA window TCACCTCGCGCGGCAACGTCGGCGAGACCGCGAAGTTCGCGATGAATCCGACCACGAAGGTCTTCACCGAAGACGGCCGCGAGGTCCAGCCCGGCTCGGGCGAGACGGGCATGGTGGCGGCGGGTGGCCTCGTCCCGATCGGCTACTTCAAGGACGAGAAGAAGTCGGCGGCCACCTTCAAGACGATCGACGGGGTCCGCTACTCCTTCCCCGGTGACTGGGCGTCGATCGAAGCCGACGGCACGCTGAAGCTGTTGGGCCGCGGCTCGAACTGCATCAACACCGCGGGCGAGAAGGTCTACCCGGAAGAGGTGGAAGAGGCGGTGAAGCAGCACCCGGACGTGCTCGACTGCCTTGTGGTGGGAGTCGAGGACGAGAAGTTCGGCCAGCGCGTCACCGGGGTCGCGTCTCCGCGGCCGGGTCGGGAGCTCGACGGCGCGTCGCTCCGCGAGTTCACCCGCGAGAAGCTGGCCGCCTACAAGGTGCCGAAGCAGCTCTTCGTGGTGGAGAAGGTCCAGCGCGCGCCGAACGGGAAGGCCGACTACCCGTGGGCCCGCAAGGTGGTCGAGGAGCGGGGCTCCTAGGCGGCGCTACGCGACGGTCAGTCGGTCGCCGACGCGCAGGGTGCCGGGCTTCCCGACGGTCATGTAGTTCCCGAAGATGACGCCCGAACCGAAGCGTTCTTCGGCGGGCTTCCGGCGGTAGTCGCTGAGCACCTTCATCAGGTCGGTCTTCGGGCGGTTGCCGGTCTTCTGGTCGGTCGTGATGATCACGCAGCGCTCGGCCGGGGTGACCTGGAGGAGTTCGGCGTCGCCGTTGCCGATGCGGTCGATGTGATCCTCGGCGTAGGCATCCATGCCGTCGACCACGACGTTGATCCGGAACCGGTCCATCGGCACCGGCTCGTCCAGGCGCGCGTTGAGATCGTCGAGGGAGGCCTGGTTGGCCAGGGACACCGGCGAAGCCGCGAAGAAGCGGTGCTTCGGCTGGGTGTGGAGGCGTTCCATCTGGGGGATCGGGAAGTTGATCTTCCAGGGAGCGCCGGGGGAGACCAGCCGCACGGGTCGCCCGACCGCCTGACCGAGCCAGTCGGCGACGGCGTCGCCCTGGTCGATGGTCTCCATGTCGTCGAGCACCCACTTCGCCTTGCGAAGGTCGCCGTGCTCCCGGATCTCGTGCTCGAAGGCGCCGTGGTCGGGGTGGGAGAAGCGGAGGCGGCCGGCGGCTCGATCCAGGTCGACGCCGAGCGCGGCCACCTGGGGCGTGTCCTTCTGGTCGACGAGCTGCCCGTCTTCCCAGATCACGAACTCGCGGTCGCCGACGATGCCGAGCTCGGTGATGTCGAGCTGGTCGACGGGCACCCCCTGGCACCCCTTCACCGGAAAGACCTGGAGCTCGCGGACCGTCACCTGGGACATGGGGCCTCCGGCGGCGTCGTGGGCGGGCCGCTCAGGCGCGTTGGCTGCTGACCGCGACGACTTCGCCCGTCATGTAGGAAGCATAGTCGCTGGCGAGGAAGACCATCACGTTCGCGATCTCCCAGGGCTCGGCAGCACGCCCGAAGGCCTCGCGGCCCACCAGCTCTTCGAGCAGCCCGTCGGGCGTGACCTTCGACAGGAACTCGTGCATCGCGAGGCTCGGCGAGACGGCGTTGATGCGCACGCCCGAACCCGCGGCCTCCATCGCCGAGCAGCGGGTGAAGGCCATCACGCCCGCCTTCGCCGCGGCGTAGTGGGACTGCCCTTCCTGGGCGCGCCAACCCAGCACCGAGGCGTTGTTCACGATGGCGCCGCTGCCGCGCTCGGTCATGTGGGGGAGCACGGCGCGCGTCATGCGGAAGACCGAGGTCAAGGTGACGTCGAGGACCTGGTGCCACTGCTCGTCGGTCATCTCCGCGACGGGCGCGAAACCGCCGAGGCCGGCGTTGTTGATCAGCACGTCGATCTGACCGAGCTCGCCGATCGCCGTGTCGATCAGGTTCCGCACCTGGGCTTCGTCGGTGACGTTGCAGAGGCAGGTGGCCGGCGCGGTCCCGCCGATCGCAGCGAGCTTCTCGGCCGCTTCGCCGAGTCGCCGCTCGTGCAGGTCGCTGATCAGGACCCGCGCGCCTTCCTCGACGCAGCGCTGAGCCACCGAGAAGCCGATCCCGGTGCCGGCGGCGGCGGTGATGACGACGGTCTTGCCCTCGAGCAGGGCGTGTCCTTTCGGAGGCGTGGGGACGATCGGCATGTCAGGCGGGGCGCGGTTCGCGCGGCATGCCGAGGGCGCGCTCGGAGATGATGTTGCGTTGGATCTGGTTCGAGCCGGCGTAGATCGTCTCGGAGCGGGTGAACAGGAACAGGCGCTGCAAGGCGTTCAGCTCGTAGGGCAGGGCGTCGCCGATCTCGGCTTCCGGCCCGAGCACGTCCATGGCCAGCTTCCCCAGGTTCCGATGCCAGGTGGCCCAGTAGATCTTCGTCACCAGGGCCGCGGCGGGGAGGTCGCTGCCGGCGTCCGACAGGATGCGCAGCGCGTTGTACCGCATGATCTCGAGACCAATCCAGGCGTCGGCGAGGCGCTGGCGGATCTGGGGATCCTCGGCGGCTCCGTTCTGCTTCGCGATCGCGACGATCTCGTCGAGTTCGTTCTGGAACAGGATGTTCTGGCCGAGGGTCGAGGTGCCGCGCTCGAAGGCGAGGGTGCCGTTCGCGACCTTCCAGCCATCCCCCGGTGCACCGACGATGTTCCCCGCGTCGGTCCGCGCGCCGTCGAAGAAGGTTTCGCTGAACTCGGCAGTGCCCGTGATCTGAGGGATCGGGCGGATCTCGACGCCGTCCTGCTTCATCGGCACCAGCAGGTAGGAGAGCCCCTTGTGCTTCGGCACGTCCGGGTCGGTGCGGCAGAGCACGAAGGCCCAGTCGCTCCACTCGGCCCAGGACGTCCAGACCTTCTGGCCGTCGAGGATCCAGGCGTCGCCTTCGAGGCGCGCTCGGGTCTGGACGTTCGCCAGGTCCGAACCCGCGTTCGGCTCCGAGTAGCCCTGGCACCAGAGCTCTTCCCCGCGCTGGATCGGCGGCAGGAAGCGCGCCTTCTGCTCGTCGCTGCCGAAGGCGATCACGGTGGGCGCCAGCAGGTTCTCGCCGATGTGGCCGATCCGTCCGGGCGCCTGGGCCCGGGCGTACTCCTCGTGGAAGATCACCTGGCGTCCGAGAGAGGCGTCCTGGCCGCCGAGGGCCTTCGGCCAGGCGAGGCCGATCCAGCCGGCCTGGCCCAGGTGGCGCTCCCATGCGACGCGCTCGTCGACGTAGGCCGTTTCGTCCCCGGGGCCGCCCCGTCCCCGCAGCTTCGAGAACTCGGGGGTCGCCAGCTCGGATTCGAGCCAATCCGAGATTTCCTTGCGAAACTGCTCGTCTTCCGGATCGAATTGCAGATGCATCCCAGGGCCTCGCGCCGGCGTAAATTCCGATACGCTACGGATCGTAAGCAACCCGCTGGGTTGCTGCCATGAACGACCCGGAGCTGCCATGACCGACCCCGCTCAGGAACGCACGCTGCCCCGCATGGTGGCGGCTGCCGTCGCCCGCTACGGCGATCGGCCCGCCATCGAGGACAGCGACACGCGCTACTCGTTCCGCGAGCTGGGGGCCGCCGCCGAGCGGGTGGGGCGCGCGCTGGTCGCATCGGGTTGCCAGCACGGCGATCGCGTCTCGATCTGGGCCCCGAACGTGGCCGAGTGGGTCGTCGCAGCCATCGGCATCCAGAGCATCGGTGCGGTGCTCGTGCCGCTCAGCACCCGACACAAGGGGGCGGAAGCCGCGTACCAGCTGCAGAAGAGCGGCGCGCGTTGGCTCTTCACCGTCGCAGGATTCCTCGACACCGACTACGTCGGCATGCTCGAAGGCCAGGACCTCCCGGACCTCGAGGGCCTGGTGCTCCTGCGCGGCGAAGATCCGCGCGCAACGTCCTTCGGCGCCTTCCTGGCCCAGGGCGACGCCACCTCGGACGAGGCGTTCCGCGCCCGCGCCGATGCCGTGTCCCCCGACGACATGCTCGACATGCTCTTCACCTCGGGCACGACGGGAAAGCCGAAGGGGGTGATGACCGACCACGGTCAGAACCTCGCCGTCTTCGAGACCTGGTCCGGGCTGATCTCGCTCTGCGACGACGATCGCTACCTGGTGGTCGCGCCTTTCTTCCACACCTTCGGCTACAAGGCCGGCTGGCTGTCTTCGGTGATGCGCGGTGCGACGATCGTTCCGCAGGCCGTCTTCGACGCCGAGGACGTGTTGCAGCGCATCGAGCGCGAGCGGATCACCGTGATGCCCGGCGCGCCGACCATCTACCAGTCGCTTCTCTCGGTTCCTGACTGGCAGCGCTTCGACCTCTCGAGCCTGCGCGCGGCGACGACCGGTGCGGCCGCGATCCCGGTCGCGCTGATCCGCCAGATGAAGGAAGAGCTGGGCTTCGACCTCGTGCTGACGGCCTACGGGCTCACCGAGTCGTGTGGGACCGTGAGCATGTGCGAGCCCGACGACGACCCGGAGACGATCGCGAACACCTCGGGGAAGCCGATTCCGGGTGTCGAGGTGCGCTGCGTCGACCCGGACGGCAAGGACGTGAAGCCGGGAGAGCCCGGTGAGATCTGGGTGCGCGGCTTCAACGTGATGCGTGGCTACTTCGATGCGGCCGAGCAGACCAAGGAGACGATCACCGCCGATGGCTGGCTGCGCACCGGCGACATCGGCGTGATGGACGCGCGGGGCTACCTCCAGATCACCGATCGCCTGAAGGACATGTTCATCATGGGCGGGTTCAACTGCTACCCGGCCGAGATCGAGAACCTGATGTTCTCCCACGACGCGATCGCCCAGGTGGCCGTGATCGGGGTGCCCGACGAACGCATGGGCGAAGTGGGCATGGCCTTCGTGGTGCCGGCGCCGGGCCACACGCCCGACGCCGACGGGTTGATCGCCTGGTGTCGCGAGCAGATGGCCAACTACAAGGTCCCCCGTCGCGTCGAGATCGTGGACGCCCTGCCGATCAACGCCGGCGGCAAGGTCGACAAGGTCGCCCTGCGC includes these proteins:
- a CDS encoding FadD3 family acyl-CoA ligase; translation: MTDPAQERTLPRMVAAAVARYGDRPAIEDSDTRYSFRELGAAAERVGRALVASGCQHGDRVSIWAPNVAEWVVAAIGIQSIGAVLVPLSTRHKGAEAAYQLQKSGARWLFTVAGFLDTDYVGMLEGQDLPDLEGLVLLRGEDPRATSFGAFLAQGDATSDEAFRARADAVSPDDMLDMLFTSGTTGKPKGVMTDHGQNLAVFETWSGLISLCDDDRYLVVAPFFHTFGYKAGWLSSVMRGATIVPQAVFDAEDVLQRIERERITVMPGAPTIYQSLLSVPDWQRFDLSSLRAATTGAAAIPVALIRQMKEELGFDLVLTAYGLTESCGTVSMCEPDDDPETIANTSGKPIPGVEVRCVDPDGKDVKPGEPGEIWVRGFNVMRGYFDAAEQTKETITADGWLRTGDIGVMDARGYLQITDRLKDMFIMGGFNCYPAEIENLMFSHDAIAQVAVIGVPDERMGEVGMAFVVPAPGHTPDADGLIAWCREQMANYKVPRRVEIVDALPINAGGKVDKVALRARAAA
- a CDS encoding acyl-CoA dehydrogenase family protein — its product is MHLQFDPEDEQFRKEISDWLESELATPEFSKLRGRGGPGDETAYVDERVAWERHLGQAGWIGLAWPKALGGQDASLGRQVIFHEEYARAQAPGRIGHIGENLLAPTVIAFGSDEQKARFLPPIQRGEELWCQGYSEPNAGSDLANVQTRARLEGDAWILDGQKVWTSWAEWSDWAFVLCRTDPDVPKHKGLSYLLVPMKQDGVEIRPIPQITGTAEFSETFFDGARTDAGNIVGAPGDGWKVANGTLAFERGTSTLGQNILFQNELDEIVAIAKQNGAAEDPQIRQRLADAWIGLEIMRYNALRILSDAGSDLPAAALVTKIYWATWHRNLGKLAMDVLGPEAEIGDALPYELNALQRLFLFTRSETIYAGSNQIQRNIISERALGMPREPRPA
- a CDS encoding SDR family oxidoreductase is translated as MPIVPTPPKGHALLEGKTVVITAAAGTGIGFSVAQRCVEEGARVLISDLHERRLGEAAEKLAAIGGTAPATCLCNVTDEAQVRNLIDTAIGELGQIDVLINNAGLGGFAPVAEMTDEQWHQVLDVTLTSVFRMTRAVLPHMTERGSGAIVNNASVLGWRAQEGQSHYAAAKAGVMAFTRCSAMEAAGSGVRINAVSPSLAMHEFLSKVTPDGLLEELVGREAFGRAAEPWEIANVMVFLASDYASYMTGEVVAVSSQRA
- a CDS encoding MOSC N-terminal beta barrel domain-containing protein; its protein translation is MSQVTVRELQVFPVKGCQGVPVDQLDITELGIVGDREFVIWEDGQLVDQKDTPQVAALGVDLDRAAGRLRFSHPDHGAFEHEIREHGDLRKAKWVLDDMETIDQGDAVADWLGQAVGRPVRLVSPGAPWKINFPIPQMERLHTQPKHRFFAASPVSLANQASLDDLNARLDEPVPMDRFRINVVVDGMDAYAEDHIDRIGNGDAELLQVTPAERCVIITTDQKTGNRPKTDLMKVLSDYRRKPAEERFGSGVIFGNYMTVGKPGTLRVGDRLTVA